In the Prochlorococcus marinus str. MIT 9312 genome, TTTAACAATAATTATTTTTCTTATTTCCTTATCTTGAGTCCATTTTAATATATTGGGTCTTTTAAGAGTTAATTCCTTAATTTGATCTTCATTCATTTCATTATTAATATTTATTTTGTCTCTAACTTTTCCATTTACTTGTATTACTAGTACATATGAATCTTCTTTTAGTGCTTCGGCATTAAATGAAGGCCAGTGTTCTAAATGAACAGAATTTTTAAATCCTATAAGAAGCCATATTTCTTCAGAAATATGAGGTGCAAATGGAGCCAATAAAATACAAAATGTTTTTAAAGCATCTATTTTTAAATTATTGTTTACGTCATTAATGTTATTTGATAATGAATTATAAAACTTCATTAGTTCTGAAATCGCTGTATTAAATTGGTTATTTGATATGTCATTTGTAATTTCTTTTATAGCAATGTTCATTGACTTTATTAAAGTTTTTTCTTTATTTGGATAGGACTTACTTTTACTATTGATATCTTTTGAACAACTTATATAAAGCTTCCAAATCCTACTTAAAAATCTAAATTGTCCTTCAACATCTGAATCTCCCCATTCCAAATCTTTTTCTGGTGGTGCTTTAAATAATATAAACATTCTTGCTGTATCTGCTCCATATTTTTTAATTACTGATTCAGGATCTATTCCGTTATATTTAGACTTGGACATCTTCTCGAAAAGCACTTCGAGTTTAGAGTTGTCAATTGGATCTGTAGGATTTGATAGGTCATTAATATCTGAAGGAGAAATATATTTACCCGTTTTATTGTTTTTATAGGCTGCGGACTGAACCATTCCTTGAGTTAATAACTTTTTGAATGGTTCATCAATTTCAAATAGTTCATTATCTCGCAATGCTTTAGTGAAAAATCTTGCATATAACAAATGCAAGATTGCGTGCTCTACTCCTCCAACATATTGATCTACAGGCAACCAATTATTAATTTCAATCTTTTCAAATGGCTTAGTTGAACATCTTGACGATGGATATCTTAAAAAATACCAAGATGAACACATAAAAGTGTCCATAGTATCAGTTTCTTTTTTTGCCGCTATTCCACATTTTGGACATGTTGTATTTATCCAATTATAATTATCACCTAAAGCATTAATCTTGTTAGCAGAGATATCTATATCTTTTGGTAATGCAACAGGTAATTCCGATTGGTTTAAAGGAACAGATCCACATTTTTTGCAATTAACGATAGGAATCGGACATCCCCAATATCTTTGTCTAGATATTAACCAATCTCTTAAACGATATTGAATCTTATTTTCGGCCCATCCATTATTTACGCCCTCCTCTGAAATTTTTAATTTAGCAATAGTATTTGCTATACCATTGAAATGATTTGAATTAATAAGATATCCATTTTCCACATAAGCTTCATCAAGCTCTTTAGTTTTTTCACTTTTATCCTTTATTATTACATGTTTAATATCAATATTATTTTTCTTGGCAAATTCAAAATCTCTTAGATCATGAGCAGGCACGCCCATAACAGCACCTGTACCGTATTCATCGAGAACATAACTTGCCACCCAAATAGGAATAGGTTCTGAATTAACTGGATTTATTGCTATTAAACTAGTTTTTATTCCAATTTTTTCAAGTTCATTATTTTTATTATTTTTCAAATATTGTTTAAGATTTTCTATATCTTGTATGGTTTCTTGATCTGAAATATTTTTAATTAATGAATGATTAATAGAAATTGCTAAATAAGTAACTCCAAATAAAGTATCTGGCCTTGTTGTAAATACAGTTATTTTCTTTTCTGGATTGGTATTGATATTGAAATTAATATTTGTACCAATTGACTTTCCAATCCAATTATCTTGCATTATTTTTACTCTTTCTGGCCAGTTATCTAATTTTTCTAAATCCTTCAATAACTCATCCGCATAATTAGTAATCCTTAAAAACCATTGCTTTAATAATTTTTTTTCAACTAGCGCCCCAGATCTCCAAGATTTACCCTCTGAGTCAACTTGTTCATTCGCTAAGACTGTATTATCTATCGGATCCCAATTAACTTCTGATTCCTTTTGATATACAAGACCTGCCTTGTATAACTCTAAAAATAGATATTGTGTCCAAATATAGTAATTTTCATCACAAGTTGCAAATTCTCTATCCCAATCAACTGATAGTCCCAAAAGCTTTAATTGTGACTTCATATGAGAAATATTTTTTTTAGTCCAGACACTTGGACTAATTCCTCTTTCAATCGCTGCATTCTCAGCAGGTAAACCAAAAGCGTCCCAACCCATTGGATGTAAAACAGATTTTCCCTTAAACCTTTGGAAACGAGCTATTAAGTCTGTAATAACATAATTCCTAACATGTCCCATATGAAGATTACCTGAAGGGTAAGGAAACATTGATAAAGCATAAAATTTATCGCTATTCTCAGTTAATTCATCGGTTTTGTATAAATTGTTTTCTGTCCATATTGACTGCCATTTTTTTTCTATTTCAGATGGATTATATAAATTGGTATCTGTCTCATATTGTTTATCGGGAGAAATCACTTATTTTTTATTTGTTAAATTATTATTTTAATATCCATTGTATAAAATAGAAATAGTTTGTTAAAAGGAATAATTTATAATTAAAATTTAAAATATATTATCTACAAATGAAAAATATAAATTTTGAAAAATATCAAGGTAACGGAAATGATTTCGTAGTAATTGATTCTAGAGGAAATGATTTATATAAAAATTACAAGTCAAATAAAATATTTGATATAAAACAAATTTGCAACAGGCAATTTGGTATTGGAGCAGATGGTGTAATTTTTATAGAAGAACCTAATGAAGATAATTATGCAAAAATGATAATCTTTAATTCTGATGGCTCTGAAGCACAAATGTGTGGAAACGGAATTAGGTGTTTAGTTGAGTATCTCCACGTAAATGATTCAATGAATAATAAAAATATAGAATATAAAATTGAGACTAAAGCAGGTTTAAAAATTGCAAAATATATAAATGATGAAATTACAGTAAAAATGGGAGTTCCAATTTTAGAAAGTCAAAATATTCCAACAACAATTGAAAAAAAAATCAATTCAATTCCTTCACACGAATTTATTGAGAAAAATTTCAATAATATGGGTTATGCCGTAGGAATGGGAAATCCTCATTTAATATTCTTTGTAAAAGACATAGAGTCAATTGTTCTTTACAGACTAGGTCCTATATTTGAAAAAAATGAATTATTTCCTGAAAAAACTAATGTACATTTTTGTCAAATCATAAATAGAGATAATATCAAAGTAAAAGTATGGGAAAGAGGTGCAGGACCAACCTTAGCCTGTGGAACAGGTGCCTGTGCTATCCATGTAGCAGCTTATAAATTAGGACTTTGTAATCCACAAACCATAGTAACTTTACCAGGAGGTAATCTTAAAATTGATTGGTCAAAAGACGATTTTGAAGTCATGATGACCGGTAATGCTAAAAAGGTTTTCTCAGGATCAATGTTAGTAAATTAATGGAAAATAATTTTATCTATTTAGATAATGCATCCACAACTCCATTATCTAAGAATGTTTTAAATATAATTAATTCAACTTATAGGAATTATTGGCATAACCCTTCATCTACATATGAGCTAGGGATAAAATGTTCTACATATCTTGAAAAAATTAGATCTAAAATTGCACATATATTTGAAGCAGATCCAGAGGATATAATTTTTACATCTGGTTCTTCGGAATCAACAAATATTGTATTTAATAATATTTATGAGAACTTTAAAAATGGTAGAGTTGTTATTTCGAATGTTGAACATCAAGCAACAACTATTTGTGCTAATAAACTAAGAAAACAAAATTGGGATATTTACGAATGGACGGTAAATAATGATGGAATTTTAAATATTTCTAATATCGATGAAATTTTAACAAATGAGACTAAGATTGTATCAATTATTTGGGGACAAAGTGAAATTGGGACAATACAACCGGTTCAATTTATAGGTTCCAAATGTGAAGAATTAAATATAATGTTTCATTTAGATGGAACTCAAATATTAAGTAATGGAATATTCAGTTGGAAAGATCTTAAATGTGATCTTTTAAGTTTATCTGCTCATAAATTTGGAGGTCCAAAAGGTATCGGTATTCTTTTAACAAAAGAAAAGTCTAGACAAATTTTAAAAAATAAAGACATATCACTTACTCAGGAATTTTCAATTAGACAAGGTACACAAGCTTTGCCATTAATCGCTGGAATGTATGAATCATTAAAGAATATTAAAGGAAAAATAAAGTTATGTGATTACATAACTGAATTTCCTTCTAATAATATTAATAAACTTAAAAATTATTTTTTTAAAAAAATTAAGGACAATAATCATATAAAGATTACGGGTAGTATTAACCATAGACTTCCCAATCATATTTCGTTTCTACTATTAAATAAACTATTTGAGCCTATAAGGGCCTATAAGATTGTTAATTTCATGTCTGAAAATAAAATAGCCATAAGTAGTGGAAGTGCTTGTTCAAGCTCATCTGGGAAACCTAGCTCAACACTTAAAAATATTGGTTTAAAAGATGATGAACTATATTCAAATATTCGTGTTACTTTAGGTTCAATAAACAATAAGTCAGAAATAGATAAATTTTTAGAACTTATTCAAATATGTATTGACAAATTTTAATGGAAACCAATTACAGACTACCTAAAGATTTAAATGAATCTCTTAAGAATATGGAGGATGCAATTATTCCAAGTTTATTAGATTCAAATAAAAGATTTACTATAGAATTAAATTTTGAAGGATTGAAGTTTAACAGAATTGGAATAACTATCTACAAGATATTGTCTAAAAATAATAATGTATTCATAACATTTGCTGATCAAGGTGCTGTGGCTTTGGCTCAAAGAGACTATCCAGATATCAAAGATAAAATCTTTACTTTTAAATCATTTAATGAATCAAATAATATAAATAATATTGATAGTGCAATGATATCGATACTACCTCAGCCATATGATTTCGATTCATTTGAACCAATGTCTGATAATTATCAAGGTAAGCATTATTCATTAAATCCAAAATTTGAAGATGCCAATATTGGTATAGGAAGTGTTATTAGAGAGCGACGTAAAAACTTTGTCATAACATGGAAAAATATTTATTTTCTTCAGCCTTTAAATAAAGCTGCTCTTATGCATATTTATCCAAATAACTGGTTGCTTTTCAAAGAAGAAAATAAAAGATATTTTTTTAAAAAAGAATTTGAATTTAAACCCGACAATGAATCTATTTTTGTAAATTTATAGATTGAATGTGATAAAAAAAATTTATTCATTTTTCTTAATTGTTATTGTATTAGTAACATCTCCTTTCCTAATAAGATATTTACTAACAAATCAGAAAATAACTTTTTTAAATAGTATTTATTTTAATTTCCCGGGAATAATTACTAAAAATAAAATATGTCCTACTTATGATGCTTTATTGAATCAAACGCTTGATGATTCTTTTAGTGTATCAATTATTAATAATAAAGGGGAAATAATAAGTTCCTACAATGAGAATGTTCCAAGGTTGCCAGCATCTAATCAAAAATTATTCTCATCAGCTTATGTTTTAAGTAAATATAAATTAAATAATAATTTAATAACTTCCTTATTTAAAAATAAAAACAATTATTATTTACTCGGTCAGGGTGATCCAGATCTTAATTATGAAAATATAATCGAACTAATTTCAAATGTTAAAGAAAATAAAATTATTAAGTTTAATATTGTAGAAATTAATTCAAAATTATATTGGCCTAATGGTTGGACAAATACTGATAAACTTTACGAATATGGATCTCCAATTACATCTCTTGCAATAGAAAGTAATCACAATAAAT is a window encoding:
- the dapF gene encoding diaminopimelate epimerase, with amino-acid sequence MKNINFEKYQGNGNDFVVIDSRGNDLYKNYKSNKIFDIKQICNRQFGIGADGVIFIEEPNEDNYAKMIIFNSDGSEAQMCGNGIRCLVEYLHVNDSMNNKNIEYKIETKAGLKIAKYINDEITVKMGVPILESQNIPTTIEKKINSIPSHEFIEKNFNNMGYAVGMGNPHLIFFVKDIESIVLYRLGPIFEKNELFPEKTNVHFCQIINRDNIKVKVWERGAGPTLACGTGACAIHVAAYKLGLCNPQTIVTLPGGNLKIDWSKDDFEVMMTGNAKKVFSGSMLVN
- a CDS encoding cysteine desulfurase family protein, which codes for MENNFIYLDNASTTPLSKNVLNIINSTYRNYWHNPSSTYELGIKCSTYLEKIRSKIAHIFEADPEDIIFTSGSSESTNIVFNNIYENFKNGRVVISNVEHQATTICANKLRKQNWDIYEWTVNNDGILNISNIDEILTNETKIVSIIWGQSEIGTIQPVQFIGSKCEELNIMFHLDGTQILSNGIFSWKDLKCDLLSLSAHKFGGPKGIGILLTKEKSRQILKNKDISLTQEFSIRQGTQALPLIAGMYESLKNIKGKIKLCDYITEFPSNNINKLKNYFFKKIKDNNHIKITGSINHRLPNHISFLLLNKLFEPIRAYKIVNFMSENKIAISSGSACSSSSGKPSSTLKNIGLKDDELYSNIRVTLGSINNKSEIDKFLELIQICIDKF
- a CDS encoding DUF1995 family protein translates to METNYRLPKDLNESLKNMEDAIIPSLLDSNKRFTIELNFEGLKFNRIGITIYKILSKNNNVFITFADQGAVALAQRDYPDIKDKIFTFKSFNESNNINNIDSAMISILPQPYDFDSFEPMSDNYQGKHYSLNPKFEDANIGIGSVIRERRKNFVITWKNIYFLQPLNKAALMHIYPNNWLLFKEENKRYFFKKEFEFKPDNESIFVNL
- the leuS gene encoding leucine--tRNA ligase; the protein is MISPDKQYETDTNLYNPSEIEKKWQSIWTENNLYKTDELTENSDKFYALSMFPYPSGNLHMGHVRNYVITDLIARFQRFKGKSVLHPMGWDAFGLPAENAAIERGISPSVWTKKNISHMKSQLKLLGLSVDWDREFATCDENYYIWTQYLFLELYKAGLVYQKESEVNWDPIDNTVLANEQVDSEGKSWRSGALVEKKLLKQWFLRITNYADELLKDLEKLDNWPERVKIMQDNWIGKSIGTNINFNINTNPEKKITVFTTRPDTLFGVTYLAISINHSLIKNISDQETIQDIENLKQYLKNNKNNELEKIGIKTSLIAINPVNSEPIPIWVASYVLDEYGTGAVMGVPAHDLRDFEFAKKNNIDIKHVIIKDKSEKTKELDEAYVENGYLINSNHFNGIANTIAKLKISEEGVNNGWAENKIQYRLRDWLISRQRYWGCPIPIVNCKKCGSVPLNQSELPVALPKDIDISANKINALGDNYNWINTTCPKCGIAAKKETDTMDTFMCSSWYFLRYPSSRCSTKPFEKIEINNWLPVDQYVGGVEHAILHLLYARFFTKALRDNELFEIDEPFKKLLTQGMVQSAAYKNNKTGKYISPSDINDLSNPTDPIDNSKLEVLFEKMSKSKYNGIDPESVIKKYGADTARMFILFKAPPEKDLEWGDSDVEGQFRFLSRIWKLYISCSKDINSKSKSYPNKEKTLIKSMNIAIKEITNDISNNQFNTAISELMKFYNSLSNNINDVNNNLKIDALKTFCILLAPFAPHISEEIWLLIGFKNSVHLEHWPSFNAEALKEDSYVLVIQVNGKVRDKININNEMNEDQIKELTLKRPNILKWTQDKEIRKIIIVKGKIMNIVV